Proteins encoded by one window of Paenibacillus sp. DCT19:
- a CDS encoding carbohydrate ABC transporter permease, whose amino-acid sequence MSELDNRIGLPATSRRISKTSERRTASLRVGRMRENMLAYGFLAPSLLLFAVFLFYPMFKSVYLSLHSTDPTGQIAAYVGLDNFKAVFQSGLFLQGMKVTLLFVLFTVPTGILAALILAALTHNKFKGMRVFQFVFSLPVVLSVGSSAVIWKFLFHPTLGMLNYLLGKVGIDPIPWLTSPDWALISISIMTIWMNLGFNYIILSSGLQGIPDEIYESAKMDGAGPLLTFRKISMPLLSPTLFFVSVVSIIGAFQSFGQINILTRGGPMDSTNVFVYSIYQEAFVNFRFGTGSAQALILFAVIMLLTLIQFKWVERKVHYQ is encoded by the coding sequence ATGAGTGAGCTTGATAACCGGATCGGCTTGCCTGCTACCAGTCGGCGTATATCGAAGACAAGTGAGCGCCGTACGGCTTCGCTCCGAGTAGGGCGGATGCGGGAGAATATGCTGGCCTATGGTTTCCTGGCACCATCGCTGCTTTTGTTCGCAGTGTTCCTGTTCTATCCAATGTTTAAGTCTGTGTACCTCAGTCTGCATTCAACTGATCCTACGGGACAGATTGCTGCCTATGTAGGACTGGACAACTTTAAGGCGGTTTTCCAATCCGGGCTGTTTCTTCAAGGCATGAAAGTGACGTTGCTGTTTGTTTTGTTCACGGTGCCAACGGGCATCCTGGCCGCTCTCATTCTGGCTGCGCTAACCCATAACAAATTTAAGGGAATGCGTGTTTTTCAGTTTGTGTTTTCTCTACCCGTTGTATTATCTGTAGGTTCGTCCGCAGTCATCTGGAAGTTTCTGTTCCACCCGACGCTGGGCATGCTGAACTATTTATTAGGAAAAGTCGGCATTGATCCGATTCCTTGGCTAACCAGTCCGGATTGGGCACTAATCTCCATTTCGATCATGACCATCTGGATGAATCTTGGATTCAATTACATTATTTTGTCCAGTGGATTGCAAGGCATCCCGGATGAAATCTATGAGAGTGCGAAAATGGATGGAGCAGGACCATTGCTTACATTTCGCAAAATCTCAATGCCGTTGCTGTCACCTACGCTGTTTTTTGTCAGCGTGGTTTCCATCATTGGTGCGTTCCAGTCGTTTGGTCAGATCAACATTCTAACCCGTGGGGGACCGATGGACAGTACGAATGTATTCGTCTACTCGATCTATCAGGAAGCCTTTGTTAATTTCCGTTTCGGAACAGGTAGTGCGCAGGCACTGATTCTGTTCGCGGTCATTATGCTTCTAACCCTAATTCAGTTCAAATGGGTAGAAAGGAAAGTACATTATCAATGA
- a CDS encoding GNAT family N-acetyltransferase translates to MKETMRKERATFLETDRLEFATWTEEDRPLASALWGDPEVMKWMSNKGFLNEDEVEARLTQEMKRQQEENMQYWPMFDKETGVLVGCCGLQPYSSDEFVYVLGVHLTRDHWGQGYATEAAQAVIRYAFEELGAKRLVAEHHPENQVCKEMLLKLGFTYDRDELVEQTGKMHPLYLLQSPSQR, encoded by the coding sequence ATGAAGGAAACTATGAGAAAAGAACGAGCAACGTTTCTTGAAACCGACCGTCTTGAGTTCGCGACATGGACTGAAGAAGACCGTCCTTTGGCATCTGCGCTTTGGGGTGATCCAGAGGTGATGAAGTGGATGAGCAACAAGGGATTTCTTAACGAAGATGAGGTTGAGGCAAGACTCACGCAAGAAATGAAACGGCAGCAGGAAGAGAATATGCAATACTGGCCGATGTTTGACAAAGAAACGGGTGTATTGGTAGGCTGCTGTGGGCTTCAGCCATATTCATCGGATGAGTTCGTGTATGTATTAGGTGTTCATCTGACACGGGATCATTGGGGGCAAGGTTATGCGACAGAGGCCGCTCAGGCGGTGATCCGATATGCATTTGAAGAGTTAGGTGCTAAGAGGCTCGTGGCAGAACACCATCCAGAGAATCAAGTATGCAAAGAAATGCTGCTTAAGCTTGGTTTCACTTATGATCGGGATGAACTGGTCGAGCAGACAGGGAAGATGCATCCATTATATCTGTTGCAGAGTCCATCCCAGAGATAA
- a CDS encoding chitobiase/beta-hexosaminidase C-terminal domain-containing protein — protein MYSKQMKSWLRLFLAMVLLVTGTIPIGVFNSKVAAADEPLTVGQALALPSDDRPATIEGYVVGTYSSGPKVNVNPPFVDTNFAIAESPTETDINKMMPVLVPTSAPRTIFGLNSNPPLHQSKVRITNGTLSQYFSTKGLRTGTSSTFQLIDETPETEVANVTANPSSGEVPTGTQITLATTTVGATIYYKLNNEVEFLPYTNPIIINDTTHIEAYAHKEGLLDSAITLLNYTIVDNTPIPIVEARNKSENSSVTVQGIVTYREESGGMANLYIQDSNAGIVIRGTDSTVELGDRIEAYGSLTVYNGLLQVEKDKAGFPGGYIKIVDKAQEIPEPILLTSKDFATAAGGGKGAGSIYEGMLVEVNAVTVTRSSSSTFFATDDDGGEITIYAKNSPTALAAGKTYEKVTGVMTYHTSYGLELIPRTAADVVENLLSVTTNVPSGGIVKGSTVTLSSPMAGAEIYYTVDESEPTTSSVLYSQPITINEDSIIKAIAVFNGRESDVFSFTYKVLQQLDNLRIHDIQGASHASLYDGLAVQNVEGIVTHVVNGSSFYMQEIPEMEDDNEDTSEGF, from the coding sequence ATGTATAGTAAACAAATGAAGAGTTGGCTCAGGTTATTCTTAGCCATGGTTCTATTGGTTACAGGTACCATACCAATCGGTGTATTCAACAGTAAAGTCGCCGCAGCAGATGAGCCATTGACGGTTGGACAAGCACTCGCTCTTCCTTCAGATGATAGGCCTGCTACAATTGAAGGCTATGTTGTAGGGACCTATAGTAGCGGTCCAAAAGTAAATGTGAATCCGCCCTTTGTAGACACAAATTTTGCAATTGCTGAAAGCCCGACAGAAACAGACATTAATAAAATGATGCCTGTGCTGGTACCCACATCTGCTCCTCGCACCATTTTTGGTCTTAATAGTAATCCTCCTTTGCATCAATCAAAAGTACGCATTACAAACGGCACGTTATCTCAATATTTTTCTACTAAAGGTTTACGTACTGGTACATCGTCAACCTTCCAACTTATTGATGAAACACCTGAAACAGAAGTGGCCAATGTCACTGCTAATCCATCCTCCGGAGAAGTTCCGACGGGCACACAGATCACTTTGGCAACAACTACAGTTGGTGCCACCATTTACTATAAGCTGAATAATGAAGTTGAGTTTCTCCCCTACACTAACCCCATCATAATAAATGACACTACACACATTGAAGCCTATGCACATAAAGAAGGATTACTAGATAGCGCCATCACTCTGCTAAATTACACGATTGTTGACAACACTCCGATTCCAATCGTTGAAGCCAGAAACAAGTCTGAGAATTCTTCGGTTACTGTTCAAGGTATTGTTACGTACCGAGAAGAGTCCGGAGGCATGGCAAACCTCTATATTCAGGATTCCAATGCAGGAATCGTAATACGAGGAACAGATTCTACAGTTGAACTAGGTGATCGGATTGAAGCATATGGCTCACTCACCGTATATAATGGCTTACTTCAGGTAGAAAAAGATAAAGCCGGATTCCCTGGCGGTTATATCAAAATCGTGGATAAGGCTCAAGAAATACCAGAGCCAATCTTACTTACATCTAAAGATTTTGCAACTGCTGCTGGTGGAGGGAAAGGCGCAGGAAGCATATACGAGGGGATGCTTGTCGAAGTGAATGCGGTCACTGTGACAAGAAGCAGCAGCTCCACGTTTTTTGCGACAGATGACGATGGTGGAGAAATTACGATTTATGCGAAAAACAGTCCTACTGCTCTAGCCGCAGGCAAAACATACGAAAAAGTGACAGGAGTCATGACGTACCACACTAGTTATGGGCTTGAACTTATTCCGCGTACCGCAGCAGATGTTGTCGAGAATCTGCTTTCTGTGACAACCAACGTACCTTCAGGTGGAATTGTCAAAGGCTCGACCGTGACATTATCTTCTCCGATGGCAGGGGCAGAAATATATTACACAGTAGATGAGAGCGAACCAACTACGTCATCCGTTTTATATAGTCAACCTATCACTATCAATGAGGATTCCATTATCAAAGCAATTGCTGTGTTCAATGGAAGAGAGAGTGATGTATTTAGTTTTACTTATAAGGTTCTTCAGCAACTGGATAACCTTAGAATTCATGATATTCAAGGGGCATCACATGCATCCTTATACGATGGATTGGCTGTACAGAATGTCGAAGGTATCGTAACCCATGTAGTCAATGGAAGTTCATTCTACATGCAGGAGATCCCTGAGATGGAAGATGATAATGAGGATACATCTGAGGGATTCTGA
- a CDS encoding carbohydrate ABC transporter permease, translating to MRTPWINTLLYVLLTICAALVLYPVMYTFFMAVMTPEDASAYPPHIIPQSIDLSNFSEVFDIVPIGTFIWNTFLVAGLTMLGQLITASMAAYAFAKMQFKGKNVIFSMFVATMMIPWEVTMIPNYLTVRSWGWLDTYQGLTVPFLATAFGTFLLRQFFMQLPKELFEAAKIDGCGHIRYFVSHVLPLSRPALGTLAIYSFLSMYNSYLWPLLVTNTPEMRTVQIGISMLEFQESTAWNLVFAGTAMVILPSLLLLVFGLKQLVRGMAAGALKG from the coding sequence ATGAGAACTCCATGGATTAACACCTTATTGTATGTGCTTCTCACGATCTGTGCGGCACTGGTGCTGTATCCGGTCATGTATACCTTCTTCATGGCTGTGATGACGCCCGAGGATGCAAGTGCCTATCCGCCGCATATCATTCCGCAGTCGATTGATCTGTCCAACTTCTCCGAAGTATTCGATATCGTGCCTATTGGTACGTTTATCTGGAATACTTTCCTGGTTGCGGGACTGACCATGCTGGGGCAATTGATTACGGCGAGCATGGCTGCATACGCTTTTGCCAAAATGCAGTTTAAAGGGAAAAACGTCATCTTCAGTATGTTTGTCGCGACGATGATGATTCCTTGGGAAGTCACGATGATTCCAAACTATCTAACGGTTCGTAGTTGGGGCTGGCTTGATACGTATCAGGGCTTAACCGTTCCGTTCCTGGCTACGGCGTTTGGTACCTTCCTGCTAAGACAGTTCTTCATGCAACTCCCCAAAGAGCTGTTTGAAGCAGCAAAAATTGATGGCTGTGGACACATTCGATATTTTGTATCGCATGTACTACCGCTGTCTCGCCCAGCGCTTGGAACACTAGCGATCTACTCGTTCCTCAGTATGTACAATTCGTATCTGTGGCCGTTGCTCGTAACGAACACCCCAGAGATGAGAACAGTACAGATCGGGATCTCGATGCTGGAGTTCCAGGAATCCACTGCATGGAATCTGGTATTTGCCGGCACGGCGATGGTCATTCTACCATCCTTGTTGCTGCTGGTGTTTGGGTTGAAACAGCTTGTCCGCGGGATGGCGGCTGGCGCATTGAAGGGTTAA
- the rhaD gene encoding rhamnulose-1-phosphate aldolase: MNVTLTNKTNETDRPAGWNIPFIREMAEITQHMWKNGWDERNGGNVSYLLEEEEVAQYIDIHQVIRTIKPAFAVHELAGKYFIVTASGKYFKNVLADPESNLGLLRVSQDGQELEVLWGLKSGANPTSELPTHFMSHIERLKIDPNHRVVMHNHATNVLAMTFIHELDEAKFTKTLWQMCTECVVVFPDGVGIIPWMIPGSNEIGRETAEKMKKYHAVIWPQHGIFGTGTTIDEAFGLIETIEKAAQVYMLVAGHEIKQRITDEQLTTLAEAFGVTPRPGIIGT; encoded by the coding sequence ATGAACGTGACCCTTACGAATAAAACGAACGAAACGGATCGACCTGCTGGCTGGAATATTCCATTCATCCGTGAGATGGCCGAAATTACACAGCATATGTGGAAAAATGGCTGGGATGAACGCAATGGTGGTAATGTCAGCTATTTGCTGGAGGAAGAAGAGGTTGCTCAGTATATCGATATTCATCAGGTCATCCGTACAATTAAACCCGCATTTGCTGTGCATGAGCTGGCAGGGAAATATTTTATCGTAACGGCTTCGGGTAAATATTTCAAAAATGTGCTTGCTGATCCAGAGAGTAATCTCGGATTACTGCGTGTCTCGCAGGATGGACAGGAATTGGAGGTATTGTGGGGCTTGAAGTCGGGAGCCAACCCGACCAGTGAGCTGCCTACCCACTTCATGAGTCATATCGAACGTTTGAAAATCGACCCGAATCACCGGGTTGTCATGCACAACCATGCGACCAATGTACTGGCGATGACATTCATCCATGAACTGGATGAGGCGAAGTTTACGAAGACGTTATGGCAGATGTGTACGGAATGTGTGGTTGTATTCCCGGACGGTGTAGGCATCATTCCGTGGATGATCCCGGGATCGAATGAGATTGGACGTGAGACGGCTGAAAAAATGAAGAAGTATCACGCAGTGATCTGGCCACAGCACGGTATTTTTGGTACAGGGACAACGATTGACGAAGCTTTTGGACTCATTGAAACGATTGAGAAGGCTGCCCAGGTGTATATGCTGGTTGCTGGTCATGAGATCAAACAACGAATTACGGATGAACAGCTGACAACCCTCGCTGAAGCTTTTGGCGTGACCCCACGTCCAGGCATCATCGGCACATAA
- a CDS encoding APC family permease encodes MIGKMKRVLIGKPMKSAQLDGEKLGKWKALAILSSDALSSVAYGTEQILLVLVAAGFAALWYSVPISIAVLGLLVILIFSYRQTIFAYPTGGGAYIVAKDNLGTTPSLIAGGSLLVDYILTVAVSSSAGTDAITSAFPALHDHSIAIALLMIVFLTIMNLRGVTESASVLALPIYLFIFSIAILIISGGIKFFTGGMHAAAPEFGTSLSHVSIFLLLKAFSSGCSALTGVEAVSNAIPNFKQPAEKNAAGTLLLMGCILGAMFIGITLLAFGYGVKPDPQATVISQIAEATFGRGTMYFIIQGVTALILFLAANTAYSAFPLLSFMMAKDKYMPHMFMVRGDRLGFSNGIIFLSVMSALLVVGFKGNTESLIPLYAVGVFIPFTLSQLGMMIRWIKVKPSGWRTKLLVNTVGMLTTLSITLIFIFTKFTQTWVIFIFLPLVVYGFMRIHRHYCNIADELRIDIQLEKPIRKGNTIVIPVAGITRVVMNTISYAQTMSDNVVALYIGFDDEAIHKMEKKWEEWNPGVRLVVVKSRYRSIMGPLKKFIDTVEWKTSETDHITILIPQFITKHWWQNVLHNQTSFMIRTYLINYKDVIVTTVPYHLNR; translated from the coding sequence ATGATTGGCAAAATGAAGAGGGTCTTAATAGGCAAGCCGATGAAATCGGCGCAACTGGATGGGGAGAAACTGGGGAAATGGAAGGCTCTCGCGATTCTATCCTCGGATGCATTATCGTCTGTAGCCTACGGTACGGAACAGATTTTACTGGTGCTCGTTGCGGCTGGATTTGCCGCTCTGTGGTATTCCGTCCCGATCTCCATCGCTGTGCTTGGCTTACTTGTCATTTTAATATTCTCTTATCGGCAGACGATATTTGCCTATCCTACAGGGGGCGGGGCGTACATTGTAGCGAAGGATAATTTGGGCACAACGCCAAGCCTGATCGCCGGCGGATCATTACTAGTCGATTATATCCTCACGGTTGCGGTAAGCTCATCTGCAGGAACCGACGCGATTACGTCGGCATTTCCCGCTCTACATGATCACAGCATAGCAATTGCGCTGTTGATGATTGTATTTTTAACCATAATGAATCTAAGAGGGGTCACAGAGTCGGCATCCGTGCTGGCGCTCCCGATATATCTGTTTATCTTCTCCATTGCAATACTTATCATCTCTGGTGGGATCAAGTTCTTCACTGGAGGTATGCATGCAGCAGCACCTGAGTTCGGAACCAGTCTATCACACGTAAGTATATTCTTATTGCTTAAGGCATTCAGCTCAGGTTGTTCTGCACTAACCGGGGTGGAAGCTGTAAGTAATGCCATTCCGAACTTTAAGCAGCCTGCGGAGAAAAATGCAGCAGGAACTTTGCTGCTGATGGGGTGTATTCTTGGCGCAATGTTTATCGGCATTACCTTGCTCGCTTTTGGTTATGGCGTGAAGCCTGATCCTCAGGCAACGGTTATTTCACAGATTGCTGAAGCAACGTTTGGCAGAGGCACGATGTATTTTATCATCCAAGGTGTGACAGCACTCATTCTATTCCTGGCTGCGAATACGGCATATTCGGCTTTCCCGCTGTTGTCGTTCATGATGGCGAAAGACAAATATATGCCGCATATGTTCATGGTGAGGGGAGATCGCTTAGGCTTCTCGAACGGTATTATTTTTCTAAGTGTAATGTCTGCATTGCTCGTGGTTGGTTTCAAAGGCAATACGGAAAGTCTCATTCCCCTCTACGCGGTGGGTGTGTTCATTCCATTTACGTTATCCCAACTGGGCATGATGATTCGCTGGATCAAAGTCAAACCATCAGGCTGGCGGACGAAACTACTTGTTAATACGGTAGGTATGCTGACGACCTTGTCGATCACCTTAATTTTTATTTTCACCAAGTTCACACAGACATGGGTTATCTTTATTTTTCTACCACTCGTCGTTTATGGCTTCATGCGCATTCACCGTCACTATTGCAACATTGCTGATGAACTGCGGATTGACATCCAATTAGAGAAACCGATTCGAAAAGGAAATACGATTGTGATTCCAGTGGCTGGTATTACACGGGTAGTGATGAATACGATCAGTTATGCCCAGACGATGTCGGATAACGTTGTTGCGCTATACATTGGTTTCGATGATGAGGCAATTCACAAGATGGAGAAAAAGTGGGAAGAATGGAACCCCGGTGTTCGCCTTGTGGTGGTGAAATCCAGATACCGTAGCATTATGGGGCCATTGAAAAAATTCATCGATACCGTAGAGTGGAAAACATCCGAGACGGATCACATTACCATTCTTATCCCGCAATTCATCACCAAGCATTGGTGGCAAAATGTACTGCATAATCAAACAAGCTTCATGATTCGAACCTACTTGATTAATTACAAGGACGTTATTGTAACAACTGTTCCTTACCATCTTAATCGATAG
- a CDS encoding ABC transporter substrate-binding protein, with translation MVKGFGLKKRGTFALMLAALMLVISACGTKADTSSTPAAGGQADAAAATTEPVQLNWWHSMSGAGEKAINQLASDFNASHPDIQVKAIYQGKYDESLNKLKASMGSDSGPDIIQVYEIGSKFMIDSGMITPVQQFIDKDNFDLSQLEPNIIRYYTIDGKLNAMPFNTSNPILYYNKDMFKAAGLDPENPPKTYEEFEQAAKALGKDGKPGASMAIYGWFMEQFFANQNADYVNNGNGRDSAATESLLNSEAGVKTLSWWKKMIDEKTVSNLGRSTDDTTAAFTAQQIGMTLDSTAGLRKIVEGSGGKFELGTGFLPRPADAKDGGVVVGGASLYIMNNKSDAQQQAAWEFIKYLATPEVQANWSVATGYFPITTAAYDQQVLKDNMAKYPQFQTAVDQLHASVDSTATSGAVMGVFPEARQIVEGAIETVLNGQGEPQEALDAAAKQITDKIAQYNSTVKK, from the coding sequence ATGGTAAAGGGATTTGGTTTGAAAAAAAGAGGAACGTTCGCATTAATGTTGGCAGCACTGATGTTAGTTATCTCCGCATGTGGTACCAAAGCAGACACAAGCAGCACGCCAGCGGCTGGTGGACAAGCAGATGCCGCTGCAGCTACGACTGAGCCGGTTCAATTGAATTGGTGGCACTCCATGTCCGGTGCAGGGGAGAAAGCGATCAATCAACTTGCATCCGACTTCAACGCTAGTCACCCTGACATTCAGGTAAAAGCGATCTATCAAGGTAAATATGATGAGAGCTTGAATAAGCTGAAAGCATCGATGGGATCAGACAGCGGCCCTGACATCATCCAGGTATATGAGATCGGAAGTAAGTTCATGATTGACTCTGGCATGATTACGCCAGTACAGCAATTTATTGATAAAGATAATTTTGATCTTTCTCAATTGGAGCCAAACATCATTCGTTATTACACCATTGATGGTAAATTGAACGCGATGCCTTTTAATACATCAAACCCAATTCTCTACTACAACAAAGACATGTTCAAAGCAGCGGGCTTGGATCCAGAGAACCCACCAAAGACATATGAAGAGTTCGAACAAGCAGCTAAAGCACTGGGCAAAGACGGTAAACCAGGCGCTTCCATGGCGATCTATGGCTGGTTCATGGAGCAATTCTTCGCTAACCAGAATGCAGATTATGTAAACAATGGTAACGGTAGAGACAGCGCAGCTACTGAATCTCTGCTGAACTCCGAAGCTGGTGTGAAGACATTATCGTGGTGGAAAAAGATGATCGACGAGAAAACAGTATCTAACCTCGGACGTAGCACAGATGATACAACAGCAGCATTCACAGCACAACAAATTGGTATGACACTGGATTCTACGGCTGGATTGCGTAAAATCGTAGAAGGTTCTGGCGGTAAGTTTGAGCTTGGAACAGGATTCTTGCCTCGCCCAGCAGATGCAAAAGATGGCGGCGTTGTCGTTGGCGGTGCAAGCTTGTACATCATGAATAACAAATCCGATGCACAGCAACAAGCAGCGTGGGAATTCATCAAGTATTTGGCGACACCAGAAGTACAAGCGAACTGGAGCGTTGCGACAGGATATTTCCCAATTACGACAGCAGCTTACGATCAGCAAGTATTAAAGGATAATATGGCGAAGTACCCGCAATTCCAGACAGCAGTCGACCAATTGCACGCTTCCGTTGATTCGACAGCAACTTCTGGCGCAGTTATGGGTGTATTCCCAGAAGCAAGACAAATTGTCGAAGGAGCAATCGAGACGGTTCTGAATGGTCAAGGTGAACCTCAAGAAGCTCTGGATGCAGCTGCGAAGCAAATTACAGATAAGATCGCACAGTATAACAGCACAGTGAAGAAATAA